A genomic stretch from Komagataeibacter xylinus includes:
- the mdoH gene encoding glucans biosynthesis glucosyltransferase MdoH — translation MDAVGAPRRPARPVPPASLLPQGWAALPPQAPLDMPVRALEAEPDRHGRPAMPATEWRLIGLRRLVVIGGAVVMTGMAGYEMDLVFNAVQRSVAGMVMLLLFVMLFLWIALAFTSALAGFASMLAHGGLGLGIKRSGALPRVTTRTALLMPTYNEDPGRVMAGLRATIDSLGATRQERAFDVFILSDTTDPDIWVAEEAAYMALCRATGWGGRLFYRRRAVNTDRKAGNIGEWVRNYGAAYQQMITLDADSVMSGDVIVRLTSAMENNPGVALIQSLPVIVNGRTLFARMQQFAGRVYGPLIAHGIAWWHGSEGNYWGHNAVIRTAAFAEQAGMPHLPGRKPFGGAILSHDFVEAALMRRGGWAIHMVPALMGSYEESPPSLTDIAIRDRRWCQGNLQHAKVLPARGLHWVSRMHMLMGIGSYVTAPLWLIFLLVGIVVSLQNRFYKPEYFGDTKLLYPHWPHVDPVQAEYMFIGTMIVLLAPKILAYGLLLIDAPLRRGCGGGIMAGASILVETLIGGLIAPIAMMIQTAGVLSILLGRDSGWNAQRRDAGGLQIMQNVRLYWVHTVLGIALAGAAWSVSLPLFLWMLPVTLGLVCAIPLAALTGSEAAGQILRRARLLLIPEETDPPPVLHEAVVYMDQMAGRPIQEAIAALRARGGLLRVHEIMLPPPRRRGDPINPALLVGLLKLREAPDLATAVRELNRAEKSAVLGSAEGLHLLAQLP, via the coding sequence ATGGACGCCGTAGGGGCGCCACGGCGCCCGGCCCGGCCGGTACCCCCTGCCAGCCTGCTGCCGCAGGGCTGGGCCGCCCTGCCGCCCCAGGCCCCGCTCGACATGCCCGTGCGCGCGCTCGAAGCCGAACCCGACCGGCACGGCCGCCCCGCAATGCCCGCTACCGAATGGCGGCTGATCGGGCTGCGGCGGCTTGTGGTCATTGGCGGTGCCGTGGTCATGACCGGCATGGCCGGTTACGAGATGGACCTCGTGTTCAATGCCGTGCAGCGCTCGGTGGCGGGCATGGTCATGCTGCTGCTGTTCGTCATGCTGTTCCTGTGGATCGCGCTGGCCTTTACCTCGGCGCTGGCGGGCTTTGCCTCCATGCTGGCGCATGGCGGGCTGGGGCTTGGCATCAAGCGCAGTGGCGCGCTGCCGCGGGTCACCACCCGCACGGCGCTGCTCATGCCCACCTATAATGAAGATCCGGGCCGTGTCATGGCCGGGCTGCGCGCCACCATCGACAGCCTGGGCGCCACGCGGCAGGAACGCGCGTTTGACGTGTTCATCCTGTCCGACACCACCGATCCTGACATCTGGGTGGCGGAGGAAGCCGCCTACATGGCCCTGTGCCGCGCCACGGGCTGGGGCGGGCGCCTGTTCTACCGCAGGCGCGCGGTCAATACCGACCGCAAGGCCGGCAATATTGGTGAATGGGTGCGTAACTACGGCGCGGCCTACCAGCAGATGATCACGCTCGATGCCGACAGCGTCATGTCGGGCGACGTGATCGTGCGCCTGACCTCGGCCATGGAAAACAATCCCGGCGTGGCCCTGATCCAGTCCCTGCCGGTAATCGTGAACGGGCGCACGCTGTTTGCGCGCATGCAGCAGTTCGCAGGGCGCGTCTATGGTCCGCTGATCGCCCACGGCATTGCCTGGTGGCATGGGTCGGAGGGCAATTACTGGGGGCATAACGCGGTCATCCGCACGGCAGCCTTTGCCGAGCAGGCGGGCATGCCGCACCTGCCAGGCCGCAAGCCCTTTGGCGGCGCGATCCTGAGCCACGACTTTGTCGAGGCCGCCCTGATGCGCCGTGGCGGCTGGGCCATACATATGGTGCCCGCCCTGATGGGTTCGTATGAGGAAAGCCCGCCATCGCTGACCGATATCGCCATCCGCGACCGGCGCTGGTGCCAGGGCAACCTGCAGCACGCCAAGGTGCTGCCCGCGCGTGGGCTGCACTGGGTCAGCCGCATGCACATGCTCATGGGCATCGGCTCCTATGTCACGGCGCCGCTATGGCTGATCTTCCTGCTTGTGGGCATTGTGGTCTCGTTGCAGAACCGCTTCTACAAGCCGGAATATTTTGGCGATACCAAGCTGCTTTATCCACACTGGCCACATGTTGACCCCGTGCAGGCGGAATACATGTTCATCGGCACCATGATCGTGCTGCTGGCTCCCAAAATTCTGGCCTATGGGCTGCTGCTCATTGATGCTCCGCTGCGCCGGGGGTGCGGGGGCGGGATCATGGCGGGGGCCTCCATTCTGGTCGAAACGCTGATCGGCGGCCTGATCGCGCCGATTGCCATGATGATCCAGACAGCGGGCGTGCTGTCCATCTTGCTTGGCCGTGATTCCGGCTGGAATGCGCAGCGGCGTGACGCGGGCGGTTTGCAGATCATGCAGAACGTACGGCTGTACTGGGTGCATACGGTGCTGGGCATTGCGCTGGCGGGGGCGGCGTGGAGCGTGTCGCTGCCGCTGTTTTTGTGGATGCTGCCGGTCACCCTCGGGCTGGTCTGCGCCATTCCGCTTGCCGCCCTGACCGGCAGTGAGGCGGCAGGGCAGATCCTGCGCCGCGCGCGGCTGCTCCTCATCCCCGAGGAGACGGACCCGCCGCCGGTGCTGCATGAAGCCGTGGTCTATATGGACCAGATGGCAGGCCGCCCCATACAGGAGGCCATTGCGGCCCTGCGTGCCCGTGGGGGGCTCTTGCGGGTGCACGAGATCATGCTGCCGCCGCCGCGCAGGCGGGGCGACCCGATCAATCCGGCCCTGCTCGTAGGGCTGCTCAAGCTACGTGAGGCACCAGACCTGGCTACGGCAGTGCGTGAACTCAACCGGGCGGAGAAATCAGCCGTTCTGGGCAGTGCTGAAGGACTGCACCTGCTGGCGCAGTTGCCCTGA